One window of the Natrinema sp. CBA1119 genome contains the following:
- a CDS encoding Sir2 family NAD-dependent protein deacetylase: MNDLERLAADVRSADTVVAFTGAGISAPSGVPTFRGNDGVWDRFDEGQFAYGRFQRDPKGFWQDRVELQRVMFDEEYEPNAAHEALAEMGRDGDLEAILTQNTDGLHGDAAAAIDDGAEIGEPTVLELHGNSQRVRCTDCGKRRDGDPIFERATNGELPPTCDCGGVFKPDVVLFGEQLPGAVIQRARSLARESDVFLAIGSSLVVEPAASLPRTAASTGATVGIVNLESTPCDDIADEVYRENVTDTLPRLQELVG, from the coding sequence ATGAACGACCTCGAGCGACTCGCCGCCGACGTCCGAAGTGCAGACACGGTCGTCGCCTTCACCGGCGCGGGGATCTCGGCCCCCTCCGGCGTACCGACGTTCCGGGGTAACGACGGCGTCTGGGACCGGTTCGACGAGGGACAGTTCGCCTACGGTCGGTTTCAGCGCGATCCCAAGGGGTTCTGGCAGGACCGCGTCGAACTCCAGCGAGTGATGTTCGACGAGGAGTACGAGCCGAACGCGGCCCACGAGGCGCTGGCCGAGATGGGGCGAGACGGCGACCTCGAGGCGATCCTCACCCAGAACACGGACGGGCTCCACGGCGACGCGGCCGCGGCGATCGACGACGGCGCGGAAATTGGCGAACCGACCGTCCTCGAGTTACACGGCAACTCACAGCGGGTCCGCTGTACGGACTGTGGGAAACGCAGGGACGGCGATCCAATCTTCGAGCGCGCCACGAATGGCGAACTACCGCCGACCTGTGACTGCGGCGGCGTGTTTAAACCCGACGTCGTCCTCTTCGGCGAGCAGCTCCCGGGCGCGGTCATCCAGCGAGCGCGGTCGCTCGCTCGCGAGAGCGACGTCTTCCTCGCGATCGGCTCCTCGCTGGTCGTCGAACCCGCCGCCTCGCTCCCCCGAACGGCCGCCTCGACCGGTGCGACGGTTGGGATCGTCAACCTCGAGTCGACGCCCTGTGACGACATCGCGGACGAAGTCTATCGCGAGAACGTGACGGATACGCTTCCTCGGCTCCAAGAACTCGTCGGCTGA
- a CDS encoding RICIN domain-containing protein → MSHDNDRVGSTGESIETNRRTMLRLSGAAAASATGLAATSGAASAQWSSSGVDEFDLDGVGAADELPNSDESELVIYLHGGGVSDSAGDQGQSLQDGLADAGYDTTVIAGVFSTDAVGIGEESSEASENLADLIEDYDDSTGGTIRIVGYSLGGIVTMQTLNALEDGSAVETAASFGTGTPDSTVCEGGVYHDGIAASAAAFRAYVSENDSAVQSMNALYPDCAGSSPPANLTRIDVTNDVSDHLSYLDSTVVMDDLAASFAGGTSAQIAEGTYRLTNANSGKFLEVANANTSDGANVQQYADTGHPCQQWVVSDNGDGTYTFTNDNSGKLLEVANAETTDGANVQQWGDTGHPTQDWIVLDNGDGTYTLENANSGKVAEVYEGSTADGANVNQWSSNGGAWQRWTLEQV, encoded by the coding sequence ATGAGTCACGACAACGACCGAGTCGGCTCGACTGGCGAATCGATCGAGACAAACCGACGGACGATGCTGCGCCTCAGCGGCGCGGCCGCTGCCAGCGCGACCGGACTCGCGGCGACGAGCGGGGCGGCGAGCGCCCAGTGGTCCTCGAGCGGCGTCGACGAGTTCGATCTCGACGGCGTCGGGGCCGCGGATGAACTTCCCAACAGCGACGAATCCGAGCTGGTGATTTACCTGCACGGCGGCGGCGTCAGCGATAGCGCCGGCGATCAGGGCCAAAGTCTCCAGGACGGCCTCGCCGACGCCGGCTACGACACGACCGTCATCGCGGGCGTCTTCAGTACGGATGCGGTCGGTATCGGCGAGGAGAGCTCCGAGGCGTCCGAGAATCTGGCCGACCTCATCGAGGACTACGACGATTCAACGGGCGGAACCATCCGGATCGTCGGCTACTCACTGGGCGGCATCGTCACGATGCAGACGCTCAACGCCCTCGAGGACGGGTCCGCGGTCGAGACGGCCGCGTCGTTTGGGACGGGGACGCCGGATTCCACCGTCTGCGAGGGCGGTGTCTACCACGACGGGATCGCCGCCAGCGCCGCGGCGTTCCGGGCGTACGTCTCCGAGAACGACTCCGCCGTCCAGTCGATGAATGCCCTGTATCCGGACTGTGCCGGCAGTTCACCGCCGGCCAATCTCACGCGCATCGACGTGACCAACGACGTCAGCGACCACCTCAGCTACCTCGATTCCACCGTCGTTATGGACGATCTGGCGGCCAGTTTCGCCGGCGGAACGTCCGCACAGATCGCTGAGGGGACCTACCGACTCACCAACGCCAACAGCGGGAAATTCCTCGAGGTCGCGAACGCGAACACGAGCGACGGCGCGAACGTCCAGCAGTACGCCGACACCGGCCACCCATGCCAGCAGTGGGTCGTCAGCGACAACGGCGACGGCACGTACACGTTCACGAACGACAACAGCGGGAAGCTGCTGGAAGTCGCGAACGCGGAGACGACCGACGGCGCGAACGTCCAGCAGTGGGGCGATACCGGCCACCCGACTCAGGACTGGATCGTCCTCGATAACGGCGATGGGACCTACACCCTGGAGAACGCCAACAGCGGCAAGGTCGCCGAGGTCTACGAGGGGAGCACGGCGGACGGTGCCAACGTGAACCAGTGGTCCTCGAACGGCGGTGCGTGGCAGCGCTGGACCCTCGAGCAGGTCTGA
- a CDS encoding helix-turn-helix domain-containing protein encodes MSLLAAFEASSSGLLLGPTLEALPSIDVELERQYALDPDRPIAFCRVRCRDRDGLDRALAADGTIAEFERISGADGESRYRLQRSETDVIGAYRAWVDAGGELLDCRGSDGRWEVEMRFPDRDSFGRYHEFLANEGVSLELQRLADDDRQHRGRDRGATLTDAQREALALAYEYGFFEVPRETGLSEIAAQLGISNQAVSERLRRGQAQLIADRVVE; translated from the coding sequence ATGAGTCTCCTCGCCGCGTTCGAGGCGTCGTCGTCGGGGCTCCTCCTCGGGCCGACACTCGAGGCCCTGCCGTCGATCGACGTGGAACTCGAGCGCCAGTACGCCCTCGATCCTGACCGCCCCATCGCGTTCTGTCGGGTTCGCTGTCGCGATCGCGACGGACTCGACCGAGCGCTCGCGGCCGACGGGACGATCGCCGAGTTCGAGCGGATCAGCGGTGCCGACGGCGAGAGCCGATACCGGTTGCAACGGAGCGAGACGGATGTCATCGGTGCGTATCGTGCCTGGGTCGACGCCGGCGGCGAATTACTCGACTGTCGGGGGTCGGACGGGCGCTGGGAGGTCGAAATGCGCTTTCCCGATCGAGACTCGTTCGGTCGCTATCACGAGTTCCTCGCGAACGAGGGCGTCTCCCTCGAGTTACAGCGACTCGCCGACGACGACCGTCAGCACCGGGGTCGCGACCGCGGAGCCACGCTGACCGACGCCCAGCGGGAGGCACTCGCGCTGGCCTACGAATACGGGTTCTTTGAGGTTCCCCGCGAGACGGGGCTGTCCGAGATCGCCGCCCAGCTCGGCATCTCGAATCAGGCCGTCAGCGAACGGCTCCGCCGCGGGCAGGCGCAGTTGATCGCGGACCGGGTCGTCGAGTGA
- a CDS encoding triacylglycerol lipase yields the protein MTDTDRPAEEKTTDESQMTDRRTLLKATGTTIVGGAGLAATSGSASAQFGGPTVIGVDDGLLGWSADGSIPVADEVLVFIHGWFGDSTVESQTTDVQDSLESGGYTPDETVAIEWPGTTLNFVGAEADTEDVGEVVAGLIEEFYDAGGGNIRLVGHSLGGRCVYWTATKLSSGYEIETVAGLGAAADGSEICDDPWNPGLSNACEVRNYHSENDSTVGGAYGGFGDTALGTEGAGCTPGANYTDVDVTYSVGSHLAYLGDTTVGSDLAAAINSGSCTSGSGGDDGDDDGSWWSL from the coding sequence ATGACAGACACCGACCGTCCTGCCGAGGAGAAAACGACCGACGAATCGCAAATGACCGACCGGCGAACGCTCCTAAAGGCCACTGGAACGACCATCGTTGGCGGAGCGGGGCTGGCCGCCACGTCCGGCTCTGCATCCGCACAGTTCGGCGGCCCCACCGTGATCGGAGTCGACGACGGGCTCCTCGGCTGGAGCGCCGACGGCAGCATCCCCGTCGCGGACGAAGTGCTCGTGTTCATTCACGGCTGGTTTGGCGATAGCACCGTCGAGAGCCAGACCACCGACGTGCAAGACTCCCTCGAGTCCGGCGGCTATACGCCCGACGAGACCGTCGCGATCGAGTGGCCCGGGACTACGCTCAACTTCGTCGGTGCCGAGGCCGACACCGAGGACGTCGGCGAGGTCGTCGCCGGTCTCATCGAGGAGTTCTACGATGCCGGCGGCGGGAACATCCGCCTCGTCGGTCACTCGCTCGGTGGCCGCTGCGTTTACTGGACCGCGACAAAGCTCAGTAGCGGCTACGAGATCGAGACCGTCGCGGGACTCGGCGCGGCCGCCGACGGTTCCGAGATCTGTGACGACCCGTGGAACCCCGGTCTCAGCAACGCCTGCGAGGTCCGGAACTATCACTCCGAGAACGACTCGACCGTCGGCGGCGCGTACGGCGGCTTCGGCGACACCGCCCTCGGGACGGAGGGCGCGGGCTGTACCCCCGGGGCGAACTACACTGACGTCGACGTGACCTACAGCGTCGGGAGCCACCTCGCGTATCTGGGTGACACTACCGTCGGTTCGGACCTCGCCGCGGCCATCAACAGCGGCTCCTGTACCAGCGGCAGCGGTGGCGACGACGGGGACGACGACGGTAGCTGGTGGAGCTTGTAA
- the aspS gene encoding aspartate--tRNA(Asn) ligase: protein MQDRTYTADAEPGDDATVAGWVHEIRDLGGIAFLILRDTTGKIQIKFEKDEMDEDLVETGLGVSRESVVEVSGAVEEEPRAPTGVEITPESVEVVAPADPELPLDPSGKVDADLSTRLDNRTLDLRKDEVQAVFEIRSEILRAVREQFREFRCTEINTPKIVATGTEGGTELFPITYFGEEAFMNQSPQLFKQLIAGSNVERVFEIGPIFRAEEHNTPRHLNEATSIDFEGAFCDQNDAMDVVEGVVRAAYEAVEENCADELEALDLTEEFGAPDEAFPRISYEDALERINATGELDEQLVWGDDLSTEAEKALGDDVGGHYFITDWPSEIKPFYIKDHDDDPQLSTGFDLMHPRMELVSGGQREHRHEKLIEGFEQQGLDPDQFEYYTKMFKYGMPPHAGFGLGGERLVMTLLGLDNIREAVLFPRDRQRLSP from the coding sequence ATGCAGGACAGAACCTACACTGCCGACGCCGAGCCGGGCGACGACGCGACGGTCGCCGGCTGGGTCCACGAGATCCGTGATCTCGGGGGCATCGCATTCCTGATCCTTCGAGATACGACGGGCAAGATCCAGATCAAGTTCGAGAAAGACGAGATGGACGAGGACCTCGTCGAGACGGGACTGGGCGTCTCCCGCGAGAGCGTCGTCGAAGTCTCCGGTGCGGTCGAGGAGGAACCGCGCGCGCCGACGGGCGTCGAGATCACGCCCGAGTCCGTCGAGGTCGTCGCGCCTGCCGATCCGGAACTGCCGCTCGATCCCTCCGGCAAGGTCGACGCTGATCTCTCGACACGACTTGACAACCGCACCCTCGACCTGCGAAAGGACGAGGTGCAGGCCGTCTTCGAGATCCGCTCGGAGATCCTGCGCGCGGTCCGCGAGCAGTTCCGCGAGTTCCGCTGTACGGAGATCAACACGCCGAAGATCGTCGCGACCGGCACCGAGGGCGGCACCGAACTCTTCCCGATCACGTACTTCGGCGAGGAGGCGTTCATGAACCAGTCGCCACAGCTGTTCAAGCAGCTCATCGCCGGCTCGAACGTCGAGCGCGTCTTCGAGATCGGCCCGATCTTCCGCGCCGAGGAACACAACACGCCGCGACACCTCAACGAGGCCACTTCGATCGACTTCGAGGGCGCCTTTTGCGATCAGAACGACGCGATGGACGTCGTCGAGGGCGTCGTCCGCGCCGCGTACGAAGCCGTCGAAGAAAACTGCGCCGACGAACTCGAGGCGCTCGATCTCACCGAGGAGTTCGGCGCACCCGACGAGGCGTTCCCGCGTATCAGCTACGAGGACGCCCTCGAGCGCATCAACGCGACCGGCGAACTCGACGAGCAGCTCGTCTGGGGCGACGACCTCTCGACGGAGGCCGAGAAGGCCCTCGGTGACGACGTCGGCGGCCACTACTTCATCACCGATTGGCCCAGCGAGATCAAGCCGTTCTACATCAAGGATCACGACGACGATCCGCAGCTGTCGACCGGCTTCGACCTGATGCACCCGCGGATGGAACTGGTGTCGGGCGGCCAGCGCGAACACCGCCACGAGAAGCTCATCGAGGGCTTCGAACAGCAGGGACTCGACCCCGATCAGTTCGAGTACTACACCAAGATGTTCAAGTACGGCATGCCGCCCCACGCCGGCTTCGGGCTCGGCGGCGAGCGGCTCGTCATGACGCTTCTCGGATTGGATAACATTCGGGAGGCCGTGTTGTTCCCGAGAGATCGGCAGCGACTCTCGCCATAG
- a CDS encoding alpha/beta hydrolase, with amino-acid sequence MADTDSNRTSESDGLTTSTRRALLKATGTTIVGATGLAATTGSASAQLLGPDIEVIDVGSSIFGSGAFQSLPVEDELFIFVHGWFGDTTVESQAEDVAESMIDAGYEADTYVAIEWDATTINFAGATAETEDVGEELAEMLEGFYDYGGGNVRLIGHSLGGRVVLETINEIGPGYTVETVAPIGAAADGDMVCSGGIGGGEWYDGIEDNAEEVRNYHSENDTTVGSAYGGLFGAALGNDGAGCPFDTPDNYTDVDVTFSVLSHLGYLGDDEVGSDLAEAIEDQDSGLGWFS; translated from the coding sequence ATGGCAGATACCGATAGTAATAGAACGTCGGAATCGGACGGTTTGACCACGTCAACGCGACGAGCGCTATTGAAGGCGACCGGAACGACGATCGTCGGTGCGACGGGACTGGCAGCGACGACGGGGTCGGCGTCGGCACAGTTGCTCGGTCCCGACATCGAAGTGATCGACGTCGGAAGTAGCATATTCGGTTCGGGCGCCTTTCAGTCCCTTCCCGTCGAAGACGAACTGTTCATCTTCGTCCACGGCTGGTTCGGCGATACGACCGTCGAAAGCCAAGCCGAGGACGTCGCCGAGTCGATGATCGACGCCGGCTACGAAGCGGACACCTACGTCGCGATCGAATGGGACGCCACGACAATTAATTTCGCGGGTGCGACCGCCGAGACGGAAGACGTCGGCGAGGAACTCGCCGAAATGCTCGAAGGTTTCTACGACTACGGCGGCGGCAACGTCCGTCTCATCGGACACTCGCTGGGCGGTCGCGTCGTCCTCGAGACGATAAACGAGATCGGTCCCGGCTATACGGTCGAGACCGTCGCACCCATCGGTGCTGCTGCAGACGGAGACATGGTCTGTAGTGGTGGAATCGGTGGTGGTGAGTGGTACGACGGTATCGAGGACAACGCCGAGGAAGTCCGTAACTACCACTCCGAGAACGACACGACCGTCGGATCGGCCTACGGCGGTCTCTTCGGTGCCGCGCTCGGTAACGACGGTGCGGGCTGCCCATTCGACACCCCAGACAATTACACCGACGTCGATGTCACCTTTAGCGTCCTCAGTCACCTGGGCTACCTCGGAGACGACGAAGTCGGTTCCGACCTCGCCGAGGCAATCGAGGACCAGGACAGCGGTCTGGGCTGGTTCAGCTAG